In the Candidatus Binatus sp. genome, one interval contains:
- a CDS encoding alpha/beta fold hydrolase translates to MPIIKAGNINLSYATYGEGEPLLLIMGFGMPGAAWLPSLPFFAGFKSIYFDNRGTGLSDKPEGPYTVEDMADDASNLLEALDIPSAKVFGVSMGGMIAQELMLRHPEQVIKTVLGCTMPGGPNTRMAGPDVIEMLMTGSKLMTTDPEKGFDIMLPALMPPEFNAAQPEIKPMLVAGAKMMPPTPPETADRAMAGIASFNAYDRLEQIKCPVMIVHGDQDVLVPPENAELIKGKIAHAEMYLIPGAGHAFQSVDPVGIHQRIVTWLKN, encoded by the coding sequence ATGCCGATAATCAAAGCCGGGAACATCAATCTGAGTTACGCGACCTACGGCGAGGGCGAACCGCTGCTGTTGATCATGGGATTCGGGATGCCCGGCGCGGCGTGGCTTCCGTCGCTGCCATTCTTCGCGGGCTTCAAATCGATCTACTTCGACAATCGCGGCACGGGCTTGAGCGACAAGCCCGAAGGTCCGTACACGGTCGAGGACATGGCGGACGATGCGAGCAATCTGCTGGAAGCGCTCGACATTCCGAGCGCCAAGGTCTTCGGTGTTTCGATGGGCGGCATGATCGCGCAGGAACTGATGCTGCGGCATCCGGAGCAGGTCATCAAAACCGTGCTTGGCTGCACGATGCCCGGCGGTCCCAACACCAGGATGGCCGGCCCCGATGTGATCGAGATGCTGATGACCGGGTCGAAACTGATGACGACCGATCCGGAGAAGGGCTTCGACATCATGCTGCCGGCGCTGATGCCGCCCGAGTTCAACGCGGCTCAGCCGGAAATCAAACCGATGCTGGTCGCGGGGGCGAAGATGATGCCGCCGACACCGCCGGAGACCGCCGATCGCGCGATGGCGGGAATCGCGAGCTTCAACGCTTACGATCGGCTCGAGCAAATCAAATGCCCGGTGATGATCGTGCACGGTGATCAGGACGTGCTGGTGCCGCCGGAGAATGCGGAATTGATCAAGGGAAAGATCGCGCACGCCGAGATGTACCTGATTCCCGGCGCGGGGCATGCGTTTCAGTCAGTCGATCCGGTCGGAATCCATCAGCGAATCGTGACCTGGCTGAAGAACTGA
- a CDS encoding Txe/YoeB family addiction module toxin, which produces MAKSERLAIFHPEFRQDLRYWVETNRKVALRILDLVEAVMRDPFQGVGKPEPLKYVLAGAWSRRVTEEHRLVYAVSAGRVDFLQARYHY; this is translated from the coding sequence TTGGCAAAGTCTGAGCGGCTCGCGATCTTTCATCCTGAATTTCGCCAGGATTTGCGGTACTGGGTCGAGACGAATCGGAAGGTGGCGCTGAGGATCCTGGATTTGGTGGAAGCGGTGATGCGGGATCCGTTTCAGGGCGTCGGGAAACCCGAGCCGCTGAAATACGTCCTCGCGGGGGCGTGGTCGCGCCGCGTCACCGAGGAGCATCGCCTGGTGTACGCAGTCAGCGCCGGGCGCGTTGATTTCCTACAGGCGCGCTATCACTACTGA
- a CDS encoding type II toxin-antitoxin system Phd/YefM family antitoxin, which translates to MAKETSYTEARANFASLCDDVAESREVLIIHRRGARDVALVAADELESLLETAHLLRSPVNAKRLITALSRARGRRLKPQSIEKLRREFGLGKV; encoded by the coding sequence ATGGCGAAAGAAACATCCTATACCGAGGCGCGCGCGAATTTCGCCTCGCTCTGCGATGACGTCGCGGAGAGCCGCGAGGTCCTGATAATTCATCGCCGCGGCGCTCGCGACGTCGCATTGGTCGCGGCCGATGAGCTCGAATCCCTGCTCGAGACGGCACATCTGCTACGTTCGCCGGTGAACGCCAAACGACTGATAACAGCTTTGAGCCGGGCTCGCGGCAGGCGACTGAAGCCGCAATCGATTGAAAAGCTCCGGCGCGAGTTCGGGCTTGGCAAAGTCTGA